The following proteins come from a genomic window of Mariniflexile sp. TRM1-10:
- a CDS encoding aldehyde dehydrogenase, whose protein sequence is MDSISNIISYQKAFFNSQKTKSVATRLIYLKALKNEIISKEQAIYDALNKDFKKPEFETFLSEFGLVMSQLNLVIKNLKKWSKPKQMKSSILTFPSKDYIYKEPYGNVLVIAPWNYPFLLALEPVIMAIAAGNTVILKPSELTKHTSQLITDILTTVFPEAYAKSIQGDANVATELLAQKWDYIFFTGSVSVGKIIALAAAKHLTPVTLELGGKSPCIIDDTVNLKLAATRIAWGKFLNGGQTCIAPDYIIVKHNVKQELIVFLKDEITRFYGENPKESVDFPRIINTKNTLRIAHMLKDANIIFGGTIDETNNYIAPTIVDEPTLESDLMRNEIFGPILPILTYDTQEDIDRIITSFEKPLALYTFSNNKIFVEHILNTYSFGGGVVNDVLIHFGNHRLPFGGVGASGMGVYHGKHGFDTFLHSKAIIKRGNWMDPPLRYAPYSGKLNLIKKLFKLFS, encoded by the coding sequence GCTTTGAAAAATGAAATCATTTCAAAAGAACAAGCTATTTATGATGCATTAAATAAAGACTTTAAAAAGCCGGAATTTGAAACTTTTCTTAGTGAATTTGGACTTGTTATGTCCCAATTAAATTTGGTTATTAAAAACCTTAAAAAATGGTCAAAACCAAAACAGATGAAGTCGTCTATCTTAACATTCCCCTCTAAAGATTATATTTATAAAGAACCCTACGGAAACGTGTTGGTCATTGCGCCTTGGAATTATCCTTTTTTACTGGCTTTAGAACCAGTTATCATGGCAATTGCCGCAGGAAATACGGTCATTCTAAAACCAAGCGAACTTACCAAACACACCTCGCAATTAATAACAGATATATTAACGACTGTTTTTCCAGAAGCGTATGCTAAATCCATACAAGGTGATGCGAATGTAGCAACAGAGTTATTGGCCCAAAAATGGGATTATATTTTCTTTACAGGAAGTGTATCTGTTGGTAAAATAATCGCACTAGCAGCCGCAAAACATTTAACACCGGTTACTTTAGAATTAGGCGGTAAATCACCCTGTATTATTGATGATACGGTAAACTTAAAACTTGCTGCAACACGAATAGCTTGGGGTAAATTTTTGAATGGCGGACAAACATGTATCGCTCCCGATTATATTATTGTTAAACACAATGTTAAACAGGAACTTATTGTATTTTTAAAAGATGAAATAACTAGGTTTTATGGTGAGAATCCTAAAGAATCGGTAGATTTTCCAAGAATTATAAATACTAAAAATACTTTACGAATCGCTCATATGCTAAAAGATGCAAATATTATTTTTGGTGGCACTATTGATGAAACAAACAACTACATAGCTCCTACTATAGTTGATGAACCTACTTTAGAAAGTGACCTGATGCGCAATGAAATTTTTGGTCCTATTTTACCAATTCTAACTTATGATACCCAAGAAGATATAGACCGTATTATTACAAGTTTTGAAAAACCTTTGGCGTTGTACACCTTTTCGAATAACAAAATATTTGTAGAGCATATATTAAACACTTACAGTTTTGGTGGTGGTGTGGTTAATGATGTTTTAATTCATTTTGGAAATCACAGACTCCCTTTTGGGGGCGTTGGAGCTAGTGGCATGGGCGTTTACCACGGAAAACATGGGTTTGACACTTTTTTACATAGCAAAGCCATTATAAAACGAGGGAATTGGATGGATCCTCCACTAAGATATGCGCCCTATAGTGGCAAACTCAATCTTATAAAAAAACTTTTTAAACTCTTTTCGTAA
- a CDS encoding GxxExxY protein, with protein sequence MTENEIANKIIGLAIEVHKALGPGLLESAYKECLMYKIIQSGMFAEKEKPMPLVFEEVKLDCGYRMDILVEHKLVIEIKSVEALNDVHLAQTLTYMKLGNFKLGLLINFNVALLKNGIKRVVNKE encoded by the coding sequence ATGACAGAAAACGAAATCGCTAATAAGATAATAGGTTTGGCCATTGAAGTTCATAAGGCACTAGGGCCTGGGTTACTTGAGAGCGCGTATAAAGAATGTTTAATGTACAAAATCATTCAATCTGGAATGTTTGCAGAAAAGGAAAAGCCCATGCCTTTAGTTTTTGAAGAGGTTAAATTAGATTGTGGTTACAGAATGGACATATTGGTAGAGCATAAACTGGTTATTGAAATAAAAAGTGTGGAAGCATTAAATGATGTTCATTTGGCACAAACACTAACTTATATGAAGCTTGGCAATTTCAAACTTGGATTGTTAATCAACTTCAATGTTGCATTGTTGAAAAACGGAATAAAAAGAGTAGTAAATAAAGAGTAG
- a CDS encoding sensor histidine kinase — MNELLLNMALIQQIERLASTASERYLLVYMIAVLVIVTTLVIVFFVVFLKRKNKLLFEKIKQEQAFEAEITQAQTETQEQTLKNIGWELHDNIGQLLSFANMQLSILKMQVADDVKEKFKDTTDALKESLAEVRALSKTLNNEVVLNVGFEKSITNELNRMKKMTFDSAELKTIGESVDFKERKHEIILFRILQEFLSNSVKYSEAKNILIVLDYQPNNLVITAKDDGKGFNLDETEKGSGLINMKSRASLINAQLELTSQPGEGVKLILNYPMATNQY; from the coding sequence ATGAATGAACTTTTACTTAATATGGCTTTAATACAACAAATCGAACGGTTGGCTAGCACCGCTTCAGAACGCTATTTATTGGTGTACATGATTGCCGTTTTGGTTATTGTAACCACATTGGTTATTGTATTTTTTGTAGTTTTTTTAAAAAGGAAGAATAAATTATTATTCGAGAAAATAAAACAAGAACAGGCTTTTGAAGCAGAAATTACACAAGCACAAACCGAAACCCAGGAGCAAACCTTGAAAAATATTGGATGGGAGTTGCATGATAATATTGGTCAGTTGCTATCGTTTGCGAATATGCAGTTAAGCATTTTAAAAATGCAGGTGGCGGACGATGTGAAAGAAAAATTTAAAGACACCACCGATGCACTTAAAGAAAGCTTGGCCGAAGTACGGGCACTTTCAAAAACACTAAACAATGAAGTGGTATTAAATGTTGGTTTTGAAAAATCCATTACTAACGAATTGAACCGAATGAAAAAAATGACATTCGATTCGGCAGAACTTAAAACAATAGGGGAAAGCGTAGATTTTAAAGAAAGAAAGCATGAAATAATTCTTTTTAGAATACTTCAAGAGTTTTTATCGAACTCGGTAAAATATTCCGAAGCAAAAAACATACTTATTGTTTTAGACTATCAACCTAATAATTTAGTAATTACCGCAAAAGATGATGGGAAAGGGTTTAATTTAGATGAAACCGAGAAGGGTTCTGGTCTAATCAATATGAAGAGTAGAGCATCGTTAATAAACGCTCAATTAGAATTAACATCCCAACCAGGTGAAGGTGTAAAATTAATTTTAAATTATCCAATGGCAACTAATCAGTATTAA
- a CDS encoding Lrp/AsnC family transcriptional regulator — MIFDDIDKKLLEYLQTDSKQTNKELSNKLNLSVTAVYERIKKLEKEGFINSYVALVNKDLVEKSFVAFCHIKLIRHAQDYVVKFEKEVANLPEVLECYHISGDYDYLLKVLVKDMAAFREFLVKKLTSIKHIGSTHSMFVINEVKHSTAINFSS, encoded by the coding sequence ATGATATTTGACGATATTGATAAAAAGCTATTGGAATATTTGCAAACGGACAGCAAACAGACCAATAAAGAGCTTTCAAACAAGTTAAATCTTTCTGTTACGGCAGTCTATGAACGGATTAAAAAACTTGAAAAAGAAGGGTTTATTAATAGTTATGTAGCATTGGTTAATAAGGATCTTGTAGAAAAATCGTTTGTAGCATTTTGTCATATTAAGCTCATTCGACATGCACAAGATTATGTGGTTAAATTTGAAAAAGAAGTTGCTAATTTGCCCGAAGTGCTGGAGTGTTACCATATTAGTGGCGATTACGATTACTTATTAAAAGTATTGGTAAAAGATATGGCTGCTTTTAGAGAGTTTTTGGTAAAAAAGCTAACATCTATCAAACATATTGGTAGTACTCATAGTATGTTTGTAATTAATGAAGTAAAGCACAGCACGGCTATTAATTTTAGTTCGTGA
- a CDS encoding aminotransferase class I/II-fold pyridoxal phosphate-dependent enzyme, producing MDFKPANRIQDLQYFGEFGGVNPSISDSSTYTFLSAKTMFDTFEGNADGCYLYSRHSSPSNLYLGEALAAMEGTETANVSASGMGAITPVLMQLCSAGDHIVSSRTIYGGTYAFLKNFISRFHVETSFVDITKLDAVEAAITKNTKVLYCETVSNPLLEVADIKGLAAIAKRHKLKLVVDNTFSPLSISPAIWGADVIIHSLTKFINGSSDTVGGVVCSTQEFINDLRNVNQGASMLLGSTMDSLRAASILKNLRTLHIRMQQHSKNGLFLAQKFEADGLKTVYPGLKSHPSHELFKSMMNTQYGFGGMLTIDVGTLEKANKLMELMQNRNLGYLAVSLGFYKTLFSAPGTSTSSEIPEHEQKTMGISDGLIRFSIGLDDDIERTYHMMNTCMKELGVL from the coding sequence ATGGACTTTAAACCCGCAAACCGCATACAGGATTTACAGTATTTTGGAGAATTTGGAGGGGTGAACCCGTCTATTTCCGATTCTTCTACCTATACGTTTTTATCAGCAAAAACCATGTTTGACACCTTTGAAGGCAATGCTGATGGGTGTTATTTATACTCACGCCACTCCTCACCTTCTAATCTGTATTTAGGTGAAGCGCTTGCGGCTATGGAAGGTACCGAAACCGCCAACGTTTCAGCATCGGGCATGGGAGCCATTACTCCTGTTTTAATGCAGTTATGTAGCGCTGGCGATCATATTGTTTCTAGTCGAACTATTTATGGTGGCACCTATGCGTTCTTAAAAAATTTCATCTCTAGATTCCACGTTGAAACATCTTTCGTTGACATTACAAAATTAGATGCTGTTGAAGCTGCCATTACCAAAAACACCAAAGTGTTGTATTGCGAAACGGTGAGTAATCCGCTTTTAGAAGTTGCCGATATAAAAGGATTAGCAGCAATAGCTAAAAGACATAAACTAAAATTAGTGGTAGATAATACATTTTCCCCGTTATCCATTTCGCCAGCCATATGGGGTGCCGATGTGATAATTCACAGTTTAACCAAATTTATTAATGGTTCCAGCGACACTGTTGGTGGGGTCGTTTGCAGCACACAGGAATTTATTAATGATTTACGTAATGTAAACCAAGGGGCATCAATGTTGTTAGGTTCTACCATGGATAGTTTAAGAGCCGCTTCCATATTGAAAAACCTGCGCACACTTCATATAAGAATGCAGCAACATAGTAAAAACGGCTTGTTTTTGGCTCAAAAATTTGAAGCCGATGGTTTAAAAACTGTCTATCCCGGACTAAAATCACATCCTTCACACGAACTGTTTAAGAGTATGATGAATACTCAATACGGTTTTGGCGGCATGCTCACTATTGATGTAGGCACTTTAGAAAAAGCCAATAAATTGATGGAACTTATGCAAAATAGAAACTTAGGCTATCTTGCTGTTAGTTTAGGTTTTTACAAAACGCTGTTTAGCGCTCCGGGAACTTCTACATCGTCTGAAATACCTGAGCATGAACAAAAAACGATGGGCATAAGCGATGGTTTAATTCGTTTTTCGATTGGGTTGGATGATGATATTGAACGCACCTACCACATGATGAATACCTGTATGAAAGAACTTGGTGTTCTATAA
- a CDS encoding metal-dependent hydrolase: protein MDSLTQIVLGAACGEAVLGKKIGNKALLFGAIGGTIPDLDVYVGNIIYNHEMDAMLFHRGFMHSILFSVLAAFILGWGVFKLYNSGKRIGTTTSKDWILLFFWSLFTHILLDCFTPYGTQLFAPFSNYRFAFNNIAVVDPFYTLPFLVCMIVLMFFNRKDIRRRLWLKLGLGISSIYMVLTIANKLYVDAIFRKSIAESNLKMIRFSTQPSLFNNILWYGIAETETSYYVSYYSLLDTKNRFLDFVELPKQRDLKPEAFDDIKNLARFSNQYYSVYKIGNNQYQYNDLRYPLLDGKKPNSSVFRMLLFKENGRLNMKPFEPNTNDFNKIMVRIWKRLQGI, encoded by the coding sequence ATGGACTCATTAACCCAGATTGTTTTAGGAGCTGCTTGTGGTGAAGCTGTTTTAGGAAAGAAAATAGGCAATAAAGCATTGTTATTTGGTGCCATTGGGGGCACCATACCAGACTTGGATGTTTATGTTGGTAATATAATTTATAACCATGAAATGGATGCCATGCTTTTCCATAGAGGGTTTATGCATTCAATTTTGTTTTCGGTTTTAGCGGCCTTCATTTTGGGTTGGGGTGTTTTCAAATTATATAATTCTGGAAAACGCATAGGTACTACCACCTCAAAAGATTGGATATTACTGTTTTTCTGGTCGCTGTTTACGCATATCCTATTAGATTGTTTTACACCTTACGGAACACAGCTTTTTGCACCATTTAGTAACTATAGGTTTGCTTTTAATAATATAGCAGTGGTTGACCCTTTTTATACCTTACCATTCCTAGTTTGTATGATAGTTTTAATGTTTTTCAACAGAAAAGATATTAGAAGACGGCTTTGGTTGAAATTGGGGTTGGGTATTAGTTCTATTTATATGGTGTTGACCATTGCAAACAAACTATATGTTGATGCTATTTTTAGAAAATCAATAGCAGAAAGTAATTTGAAGATGATTCGATTTAGTACGCAACCATCTCTATTTAATAATATTTTATGGTACGGAATTGCAGAAACGGAAACATCCTATTATGTTTCATATTACTCATTATTAGATACGAAAAATAGGTTTTTAGATTTTGTTGAATTGCCAAAACAACGCGATTTAAAACCTGAAGCGTTTGACGATATTAAAAATTTAGCGAGGTTTAGCAATCAATACTACAGTGTTTATAAAATAGGCAATAACCAATACCAATATAATGATTTACGCTATCCCTTATTAGATGGTAAAAAGCCTAATTCGTCTGTGTTTCGTATGTTGCTTTTTAAAGAAAATGGTCGCTTAAACATGAAGCCTTTTGAGCCAAATACCAATGATTTTAACAAGATAATGGTTCGTATTTGGAAACGATTACAAGGAATTTAG
- the nhaC gene encoding Na+/H+ antiporter NhaC — protein MQDDKNISKIEIENQNIIENKELNIWEAIIPVVILMGMLAYNIFFVEGQEWFGTYTNQIILLLGGLVAATVGLFNKVTVERMLKEIWENLKSVFIPIMILFLVGALAGTWLISGVIPAMVYYGLQVLNPSIFLPASVIICAVISIATGSSWTTSATVGIALVGIGTALGINTGMIAGAVISGAYFGDKMSPLSDTTNLAPAMAGTDLFTHIRYMTITTVPTLIVTLIVFGIISMNIETSGSTDLSGLLSTINTTFNISPWLFIVPLVVIALILLKTKPLIALGTGVLLAAIFAFIFQPEILAHLSNSKLKSITTSIFTDTQITTNNEKLNDLFSAGGMEGMLWTIYLIICAMVFGGIMDGIGALSRITKALLSVATTIFGLFASTVISCLGLNAIASDQYLAIVIPGKMFKKAYEDRGLAPENLSRTLEDSGTVTSVLVPWNTCGAYQSGVLGVDTLHYAGYAVFNWLSPFMTLLFAALRIKIKELSKK, from the coding sequence ATGCAAGACGACAAAAATATTTCCAAAATAGAAATTGAGAATCAAAACATTATTGAAAACAAAGAACTCAACATTTGGGAAGCCATAATCCCAGTGGTTATTTTAATGGGAATGCTTGCCTACAATATCTTTTTTGTTGAAGGTCAAGAATGGTTTGGTACGTACACCAACCAAATTATTTTACTACTTGGTGGATTAGTTGCTGCTACTGTTGGTTTGTTCAACAAAGTAACTGTAGAGCGTATGTTAAAAGAAATTTGGGAAAACCTAAAGAGTGTTTTTATCCCAATCATGATTTTATTTTTAGTGGGTGCTTTGGCTGGAACTTGGTTAATTAGTGGTGTTATTCCAGCTATGGTGTATTATGGTTTACAAGTTTTAAATCCGTCTATATTTTTACCCGCATCGGTAATAATTTGTGCCGTTATTTCAATAGCAACAGGAAGCTCTTGGACCACCTCGGCAACTGTAGGTATTGCACTCGTTGGTATTGGTACTGCATTAGGTATAAACACAGGCATGATCGCTGGAGCGGTGATTTCTGGCGCCTATTTTGGCGATAAAATGTCACCTTTAAGTGATACTACCAATTTAGCCCCTGCTATGGCTGGCACCGATTTGTTCACCCATATTAGATATATGACTATTACAACGGTTCCAACGTTAATTGTAACATTAATTGTTTTTGGTATTATAAGCATGAATATTGAAACATCTGGAAGCACCGACTTAAGTGGTCTTCTATCAACTATCAACACAACGTTTAATATTTCACCTTGGCTTTTTATAGTGCCTTTGGTTGTCATTGCATTAATTCTTTTAAAAACAAAACCATTAATAGCTTTGGGCACAGGCGTTCTGCTAGCTGCTATTTTTGCCTTTATATTTCAACCAGAAATTTTAGCCCATTTATCCAATTCAAAATTAAAATCCATAACCACCTCTATATTTACCGATACGCAAATCACTACCAATAACGAAAAATTAAACGACCTCTTTTCTGCTGGAGGCATGGAAGGTATGCTCTGGACCATCTATTTAATTATTTGTGCCATGGTTTTTGGCGGTATTATGGATGGCATTGGTGCACTATCAAGAATCACTAAAGCTTTGCTTTCTGTTGCTACTACAATTTTCGGACTCTTTGCAAGTACCGTTATAAGTTGCTTGGGGTTAAATGCTATAGCATCCGATCAATATTTAGCTATTGTAATCCCAGGAAAAATGTTTAAAAAAGCCTATGAAGACCGAGGTTTGGCTCCTGAAAATTTAAGTAGAACCTTGGAAGATTCGGGTACCGTTACTTCTGTTTTAGTTCCTTGGAACACCTGTGGGGCTTACCAAAGTGGTGTTTTAGGAGTCGATACGCTTCACTATGCAGGCTATGCCGTGTTTAATTGGTTAAGTCCGTTTATGACACTACTTTTTGCTGCCCTAAGAATAAAAATAAAAGAATTATCAAAAAAATAA
- a CDS encoding peroxiredoxin, with translation MALVGKKFPNLSVNAMNDMGDTFKVNVLEEAVNNKKKVVLFWYPKDFTFVCPTELHAFQAALGEFEKRNTLVIGASCDTAEVHFAWLSTPKDNGGIEGVTYPLLADSNRNLASTLGILDITNEQFNEETGVVTVEGDNVTYRATYIIDEEGTVQHESINNMPLGRNVNEYLRLIDALTHVQEKGEVCPANWEEGKQAMQANAKGTAEYLKAHLN, from the coding sequence ATGGCATTAGTAGGAAAAAAATTTCCAAATTTAAGCGTTAACGCAATGAATGATATGGGCGATACTTTTAAAGTAAACGTTCTTGAAGAAGCAGTTAACAATAAGAAAAAAGTAGTTTTATTCTGGTATCCAAAAGATTTTACTTTTGTTTGTCCAACCGAATTACACGCATTTCAAGCTGCATTAGGTGAATTTGAAAAAAGAAACACTTTAGTTATTGGTGCATCTTGTGATACAGCCGAAGTTCACTTCGCATGGCTAAGCACCCCAAAAGACAACGGAGGTATTGAAGGTGTAACATATCCATTATTAGCAGATTCTAACAGAAACTTAGCATCTACTTTAGGTATTTTAGATATTACAAACGAACAATTCAACGAAGAAACGGGTGTTGTAACTGTTGAAGGTGACAATGTAACTTACAGAGCTACCTATATTATAGATGAAGAAGGTACCGTACAACACGAAAGCATTAACAACATGCCACTTGGTAGAAATGTAAATGAGTATTTACGTTTAATTGATGCCTTAACCCATGTACAAGAAAAAGGTGAAGTATGTCCTGCAAACTGGGAAGAAGGTAAACAAGCGATGCAAGCGAATGCCAAAGGAACTGCTGAGTACCTTAAAGCACACTTAAACTAA
- a CDS encoding thioredoxin family protein, with protein MVKELEQDNLTELVSSNGTVVVQYSASWCGNCRIMKPKFKKLATENGTITFVMADAEKFPESRKLATVDNLPTFATFKNGAFVNQVQTNKFEVLKELVDEVTGN; from the coding sequence ATGGTTAAAGAATTAGAACAAGATAATTTAACCGAATTGGTATCAAGTAACGGTACCGTAGTTGTTCAGTATTCTGCTAGTTGGTGTGGCAATTGCCGTATTATGAAACCAAAATTTAAAAAGCTAGCAACAGAAAATGGAACCATTACATTTGTTATGGCTGATGCCGAAAAGTTCCCGGAATCTAGAAAATTGGCAACCGTAGATAATTTACCTACGTTTGCAACCTTCAAAAACGGCGCTTTTGTAAATCAAGTCCAAACAAATAAATTCGAAGTCTTAAAAGAATTAGTAGATGAAGTTACCGGTAATTAA
- a CDS encoding DUF6952 family protein: MKLPVIKHLTQFIEDNDEDFIIETIETLEALTEVPSLKDEELDVIGELISNMYGAIEVNKMIKDGTPKKEALNNFMSRVLGSIDK, encoded by the coding sequence ATGAAGTTACCGGTAATTAAGCATTTAACACAGTTTATCGAAGACAATGATGAAGATTTTATAATCGAAACCATTGAAACTTTAGAAGCCTTAACCGAAGTTCCTTCGTTAAAAGATGAAGAATTGGATGTTATTGGTGAGCTCATCTCTAACATGTACGGTGCTATTGAGGTTAATAAAATGATTAAAGACGGTACACCAAAAAAAGAAGCTCTTAATAACTTTATGAGCAGGGTTTTGGGTTCTATAGATAAATAA
- the katG gene encoding catalase/peroxidase HPI produces MENIKHSNESGGKCPFSGTAPKQTAGGGTKNNNWWPNGLKLNILRQHSALSNPMGDGFNYAEAFKKIDFNELKKDLTDLMTDSQDWWPADFGHYGGLFIRLAWHSAGTYRIGDGRGGAGAGQQRFAPLNSWPDNASLDKARRLLWPIKQKYGKKISWADLMVLSGNVALESMGFKTFGFAGGREDVWEPQEDVYWGSENTWLDDKRYSGERDLEDPLAAVQMGLIYVNPEGPNGNGDPISAAVDIRETFKRMAMNDEETVALIAGGHTFGKTHGAADPGQYIGVEPEAASIEDQGFGWKNSFGTGVGPDCITGGPEVIWSQTPTKWSNYFFENLFSYEWEQTKSPAGAIQWVAKDAEATIPDAYNASKKHVPTMLTTDLSLRFDPAYEKISRRFYENPDEFADAFAKAWYKLTHRDMGPITRYLGPEVPKETLIWQDPIPKVNHELVDKNDISTLKTKILNSGLSVSELVSTAWASASTFRGSDKRGGANGARIRLVPQKDWEVNNPEQLAKVLGVLEGIQKEFDNGNSNKKVSLADLIVLAGCAGVEKAAKNAGHHIEVPFTPGRMDASQEQTEVDSFKYLEPYADGFRNYRKTTFDVSTEALLVDKAQLLTLTAPEMTVLVGGMRVLGTNYNQPKHGVFTNRPETLTNDFFVNLLSMGTEWKKSSDSDEIFEGRDRKTGTLKWTGTRVDLIFGSNSELRAIAEVYACEDSKEKFVNDFVAAWNKVMNLDRFDLN; encoded by the coding sequence ATGGAAAATATTAAACATTCAAATGAATCAGGAGGAAAATGTCCATTTTCAGGGACTGCTCCAAAGCAAACTGCGGGAGGTGGCACAAAAAATAATAATTGGTGGCCCAATGGATTGAAATTAAACATACTGCGTCAGCATTCAGCTTTGTCTAATCCTATGGGAGATGGATTTAATTATGCCGAAGCATTTAAAAAAATAGATTTTAACGAGCTAAAGAAAGACCTAACAGATTTAATGACCGATTCACAAGATTGGTGGCCAGCAGATTTTGGGCATTATGGCGGGTTATTTATTCGCTTAGCTTGGCATAGCGCTGGCACGTATCGTATTGGTGATGGTCGTGGAGGTGCTGGTGCAGGGCAACAACGTTTTGCACCACTTAACAGTTGGCCGGATAATGCGAGTCTTGATAAAGCACGAAGGCTACTTTGGCCTATAAAACAGAAGTATGGAAAGAAAATATCATGGGCAGACCTTATGGTATTATCGGGAAATGTTGCTTTAGAATCGATGGGCTTTAAAACTTTTGGTTTTGCAGGTGGCCGCGAAGATGTTTGGGAGCCACAAGAAGATGTGTATTGGGGTTCCGAAAATACTTGGTTAGATGATAAACGCTATTCTGGTGAGCGCGATTTGGAAGATCCCCTTGCCGCTGTACAAATGGGGTTAATCTATGTGAATCCAGAAGGTCCTAATGGAAATGGTGATCCAATTTCAGCGGCTGTAGATATTAGGGAAACATTCAAACGCATGGCAATGAATGATGAGGAAACTGTGGCGCTTATTGCTGGCGGACATACTTTTGGAAAAACACATGGAGCTGCAGACCCTGGTCAATATATAGGTGTAGAACCAGAAGCAGCTTCTATTGAAGACCAAGGTTTTGGTTGGAAGAATAGTTTTGGAACAGGAGTTGGTCCAGATTGTATAACAGGAGGTCCAGAAGTTATTTGGTCACAAACACCTACTAAATGGAGTAACTATTTCTTTGAAAATTTATTTAGTTACGAATGGGAGCAGACTAAAAGTCCAGCAGGAGCCATTCAATGGGTTGCCAAAGATGCAGAGGCGACGATTCCAGATGCTTATAATGCCTCTAAAAAGCATGTGCCTACCATGTTAACTACCGACTTATCTTTGCGTTTTGACCCTGCTTACGAAAAAATATCAAGACGTTTTTATGAAAATCCTGATGAGTTTGCAGATGCTTTTGCAAAAGCATGGTATAAGTTAACACATCGTGATATGGGACCTATAACACGTTATCTTGGACCAGAAGTGCCTAAGGAAACACTTATTTGGCAAGACCCAATTCCTAAAGTGAATCATGAATTGGTTGATAAGAACGACATTTCAACTTTAAAAACTAAAATATTAAATTCAGGCTTATCAGTATCTGAGTTAGTATCTACAGCTTGGGCATCAGCATCAACGTTTCGTGGGTCAGATAAACGAGGTGGTGCCAATGGTGCGCGTATCCGTTTAGTACCTCAAAAAGATTGGGAAGTGAATAATCCTGAGCAGTTAGCAAAAGTTTTAGGGGTGCTTGAAGGCATACAGAAAGAATTCGACAATGGTAATAGTAATAAAAAAGTGTCTTTAGCCGATTTAATTGTATTGGCAGGTTGTGCAGGCGTTGAAAAAGCAGCAAAAAATGCTGGACACCATATAGAAGTGCCATTTACACCTGGTCGTATGGATGCTTCTCAAGAACAAACGGAGGTAGACTCGTTTAAATATTTAGAACCTTATGCAGATGGTTTTAGAAATTACCGAAAAACAACATTTGATGTGTCAACGGAAGCATTATTAGTTGATAAGGCACAACTGCTAACCTTAACAGCTCCCGAAATGACGGTTCTTGTAGGTGGGATGCGTGTTTTGGGTACAAACTATAATCAGCCTAAACATGGTGTATTTACAAACAGACCAGAAACGCTTACTAATGATTTCTTTGTGAATTTATTAAGTATGGGTACTGAATGGAAAAAATCTTCAGATTCTGATGAAATTTTTGAAGGGCGTGATAGAAAAACAGGGACACTAAAATGGACGGGGACGCGTGTTGATTTAATTTTCGGATCAAACTCTGAGTTGCGTGCTATTGCAGAAGTTTATGCTTGTGAAGATTCAAAAGAGAAATTTGTAAACGATTTTGTTGCTGCTTGGAATAAAGTAATGAATCTAGATCGTTTCGATTTGAACTAA
- the tpx gene encoding thiol peroxidase, which produces MATVTLKGNPIKTSGELPKVGAKAPDFTLTATDLSSKSLSDFAGSKLVLNIFPSVDTGTCAQSVRQFNQEASELENTKVLCISHDLPFALNRFCGAEGLNNVISLSDYKDGSFGKAYGLDFITGPLEALHARCVVVLDENGTVLHTEQVAEIADEPNYKAALEALHA; this is translated from the coding sequence ATGGCTACAGTAACATTAAAAGGAAATCCTATAAAAACTTCTGGCGAACTACCCAAAGTTGGAGCAAAAGCACCTGATTTCACATTAACAGCAACCGATTTATCTTCAAAAAGTTTAAGTGATTTTGCTGGAAGTAAATTAGTTTTAAACATTTTCCCAAGTGTTGATACTGGTACTTGTGCACAATCTGTAAGGCAGTTTAATCAAGAAGCCAGCGAACTGGAAAACACCAAAGTGCTTTGTATATCCCATGATTTACCTTTCGCTCTAAATCGTTTTTGTGGTGCTGAAGGATTAAATAATGTTATAAGCCTATCTGATTATAAAGACGGAAGTTTTGGAAAGGCATACGGATTGGACTTTATCACAGGTCCTTTAGAAGCATTACACGCGCGTTGTGTCGTCGTTTTAGATGAAAATGGCACTGTTTTACATACCGAACAAGTTGCTGAAATTGCAGATGAACCTAATTATAAAGCAGCATTAGAAGCTTTACACGCTTAA